The sequence GGCACCGAGAAGGAGATCGTGCGGCTCATCGAGCTGCTCGACGGCATGGTCGCCGAGGTCGACCCCGACCGGCCCTGGGAGCACCCCGACGCCGAGGAGCTGGACCGGGTGTCGTTCGAGGCATGGCTCGAGGAGCAGACCGACGACCAGGAGGCGCGCGACAACATCGCCCTCTTCATCGCCGGGGCGATGCTCACCAAGCCCGCGTACGCGTTCTCGACGCTGCAGGCCCTGCTCATGGCGGCGAGCGCCGGCAGCTTCTCGCACCTCGTCGACGCCGACTTCATCCTGGACGAGCGCGTCGTGGGCGGGCTCCAGCAGGTGCCCCTTCTGCTGGCGGAGCGCCTCGGTGGCGACATCCTGCTCGGCCAGCCCGTCAATGAGGTGCATCGTTCGGACGACGGCGTGCGCGTCGTCACCGACAAGGGCCTCGAGGTGCGCGCGCGGTACGTCGTGCTGGCGCACGCACCGATCCTGTACCCCTGGATCGAGTTCACGCCGCCGCTCCCGCGCCTCAAGCAGCAGATGCACCAGCACATCTCGATGGGCTTCGTGGTCAAGGTGCACGCGGTCTACGACCGGCCGTTCTGGCGTGAGCAGGGCCTGTCGGGCACCGCGTTCAGCCCGTACGAGATCTCGCACGAGGCCTACGACAACACCAACCACGGAGACGAGCGCGGAACCCTCGTCGGCTTCGTCTCGGACCGCAACGCCGATGACCTCTTCCGCGTCTCGCCCGAGGAGCGCCGGCAGCGCGTCCTCGAGTCGCTGTCGCACTACTACGGGCCCGAGGCGCTGAACCCGCTGGTGTACTTCGAGAGCGACTGGGGTGCCGAGGAGTGGACGCGCGGCGCCTACGCCGCGAGCTTCGACCTGGGCGGTCTCGCCCGTTACGGCGCCGACCTGCGCACCCCCGTCGGTCCGATCCACTTCGCCTGCAGCGACATGGCCGGCGCCGGATACCAGCACGTCGACGGCGCGATCCGCATGGGGCGCCTCGTGGCGTCGAACATCCTCGAGTCGGCCGGCCGATGAGCGCGCGCATCGTCGTGGGCTACACCGCGACCGACGCCGGCGCCGACGCCGTCGCGCTCGGCGCGCGTCTGGCCGCCGCCACCGCCTCGTCGCTCGACCTCGTGGTGGTGCTCCCCGGCGAGGAGCGCAGCGTCATCACGCCGCCCGACGCCGGCTACGACCGGTACCTGCAGCAGCAGGCCCAGGAATGGCTGACGGATGCCGCGGCCGCAGTCCCGGCATCCGTCGACGTCCGCACCCACGTGCGCTACGGGGAGTCGTTCGCGGAAGGCCTCGTGAGCACGGCCGACGAGTTCGGCGCGTCGCACGTCGTCGTGGGTGCTGCGAACGGCGGCCGGCGCGGACGCCACCGCCTCGGTACGGTCGCCACCGAGCTGCTGCACTCGTCGGATGTGCCGGTCGTGCTCGCCCCCGAGGGCTCGCGGCGCGTGGACCCGGGCACCGGCATCAGC comes from Microbacterium cremeum and encodes:
- a CDS encoding universal stress protein, coding for MSARIVVGYTATDAGADAVALGARLAAATASSLDLVVVLPGEERSVITPPDAGYDRYLQQQAQEWLTDAAAAVPASVDVRTHVRYGESFAEGLVSTADEFGASHVVVGAANGGRRGRHRLGTVATELLHSSDVPVVLAPEGSRRVDPGTGISRVTAAIGTRPGAEALLDESVALATSAHAGLRLLSLVSVDLPASVDTGVIRIAGAAHADDVLGKALAALPEGVDADVVVARGESIEDAVSHLGWEPGELAVVGSSRLAQPRRLFLGSTAAKMLHELPVPMVVVPRTRDHHSKNGAR
- a CDS encoding flavin monoamine oxidase family protein, with protein sequence MTELTRDVVIVGAGAAGLTAANELRKAGLSVVVLEARDRVGGRLWTDVVDGAMLEIGGQWVSPDQDALKETLAELGLETYRRYREGDSLYIGKDGELKRFTGEIFPVAPGTEKEIVRLIELLDGMVAEVDPDRPWEHPDAEELDRVSFEAWLEEQTDDQEARDNIALFIAGAMLTKPAYAFSTLQALLMAASAGSFSHLVDADFILDERVVGGLQQVPLLLAERLGGDILLGQPVNEVHRSDDGVRVVTDKGLEVRARYVVLAHAPILYPWIEFTPPLPRLKQQMHQHISMGFVVKVHAVYDRPFWREQGLSGTAFSPYEISHEAYDNTNHGDERGTLVGFVSDRNADDLFRVSPEERRQRVLESLSHYYGPEALNPLVYFESDWGAEEWTRGAYAASFDLGGLARYGADLRTPVGPIHFACSDMAGAGYQHVDGAIRMGRLVASNILESAGR